One genomic segment of Corynebacterium durum includes these proteins:
- a CDS encoding nuclear transport factor 2 family protein: MTAYEIVKNYHQAWTTGDIELAMSYIADNMTCRAPGVDLTTKQDYRDFIAGFAPRLTGIGEIAEFADGDKVALFYYPKTAVTDTAPAAELFTVHNGVITESVLIFDRLSYAPQKKG, encoded by the coding sequence ATGACCGCCTACGAGATCGTGAAAAACTACCACCAGGCGTGGACGACAGGTGACATTGAGTTGGCAATGTCCTACATCGCCGACAACATGACATGCCGGGCGCCCGGTGTTGACCTGACTACCAAGCAGGATTATCGGGACTTCATTGCAGGATTCGCCCCACGTCTCACCGGGATCGGCGAGATCGCGGAGTTCGCTGACGGCGACAAGGTTGCGTTGTTTTACTACCCAAAGACCGCCGTCACGGATACCGCCCCCGCTGCGGAACTCTTCACGGTGCACAACGGCGTGATCACTGAAAGCGTCTTAATTTTCGACCGGCTCTCCTATGCGCCGCAGAAAAAAGGCTAA